Proteins encoded by one window of Ralstonia sp. RRA:
- a CDS encoding TetR/AcrR family transcriptional regulator, protein MAARGPRALSSSTEKTTPRRISGEDAHASLLEAARQLFYYEGVRAVGVEAVVEKAGVNKMSLYRQFKSKDDLVLAYLERSDENFWGYFNASMAKHPDDARAQLLQFFIDVSERASRPGYRGCPFVNVAAEFPDPSHAARQFVQRNKALLLSRLRDRAEAAGATDPDALADDLAFLIEGAYTASQTFGTDAPRLIKSLPRTARVLLDAGIPAAKLN, encoded by the coding sequence ATGGCAGCACGCGGCCCACGCGCCCTTTCTTCCTCCACTGAAAAAACCACGCCGCGCCGCATCAGCGGTGAGGATGCGCACGCCAGCTTGCTCGAGGCGGCTCGTCAACTGTTCTACTACGAAGGCGTGCGGGCCGTGGGCGTGGAGGCCGTGGTGGAGAAGGCCGGCGTCAACAAGATGAGCCTGTACCGCCAGTTCAAGTCGAAGGACGACCTCGTCCTCGCTTACCTGGAGCGCAGTGACGAGAACTTCTGGGGCTATTTCAACGCGAGCATGGCCAAGCACCCGGATGATGCGCGCGCGCAACTGCTGCAGTTCTTTATCGATGTCTCCGAGCGTGCCTCGCGCCCGGGTTACCGGGGCTGCCCGTTCGTGAATGTGGCGGCGGAGTTTCCGGACCCGTCGCATGCAGCGCGGCAGTTCGTCCAGCGTAACAAGGCGCTGTTGCTCTCGCGCCTGCGTGATCGTGCCGAAGCCGCCGGCGCCACCGACCCGGATGCGCTGGCCGATGATCTTGCCTTCCTGATCGAGGGCGCCTATACCGCCAGCCAGACGTTCGGCACCGACGCGCCGCGCCTCATCAAGAGCTTGCCGCGCACCGCACGCGTATTGCTGGACGCCGGTATTCCCGCAGCCAAGTTGAACTGA
- a CDS encoding DUF58 domain-containing protein codes for MARFTSWLAAPFRALLRILGAGLAALPGVRFARARVQRFLQRPRKPREGRIRLDRNHVYILPTASGVGFALLLVVMLVTSLNYNVSLGFLLTFVLAGVAASAMWQTHRNLVDLEVRGAAGEAVFAGHALNVSVALANVTPWARVGLDVSAQGVANPAAPVEAALDAQDATVAALAFAAQPRGWFKLPRLTVSTRFPLGLFRAWSYADAPLTLLVYPEPEPSAPPLPASFAPDPGEEDNPRAARTQVEEAADQLRAYRPGDPLRSIAWKHSARLDTWMSRTGQQVRHAQCVLAWDALPPSMHAEQRLSRLCAWVLAAEHAPAGDEPEYTLTLPGISIGPSRGSAHRDACLRALALWGKPAMPEEGQHAQ; via the coding sequence ATGGCGCGTTTCACCTCCTGGCTGGCGGCACCGTTCCGCGCGCTGTTACGCATCCTGGGTGCGGGCTTGGCGGCGTTGCCCGGCGTCCGCTTTGCGCGAGCACGCGTGCAGCGTTTCTTGCAGCGACCGCGCAAGCCGCGCGAAGGCCGCATTCGTCTAGACCGCAATCACGTCTATATCCTGCCCACGGCATCGGGTGTGGGCTTTGCGCTGCTGCTGGTGGTCATGCTCGTCACTTCGCTCAACTACAACGTGAGCCTGGGCTTTCTGCTGACGTTCGTACTGGCCGGTGTGGCGGCCTCTGCCATGTGGCAGACGCACCGCAACCTCGTCGACCTGGAAGTGCGCGGCGCGGCGGGCGAGGCGGTGTTTGCCGGGCATGCGCTCAACGTGAGCGTGGCGTTGGCCAACGTGACGCCCTGGGCGCGCGTGGGTTTGGATGTGAGTGCACAGGGTGTTGCCAACCCTGCCGCACCAGTGGAGGCCGCGCTCGACGCGCAGGACGCCACGGTGGCGGCATTGGCGTTTGCCGCACAGCCGCGCGGCTGGTTCAAACTGCCGCGTTTAACGGTGTCGACGCGCTTCCCGCTCGGCCTGTTTCGCGCATGGAGCTATGCCGATGCGCCGCTCACGCTGCTGGTCTATCCCGAACCCGAGCCCTCTGCGCCGCCGCTGCCCGCCAGCTTTGCGCCCGACCCCGGTGAGGAAGACAACCCGCGTGCCGCGCGTACCCAGGTCGAAGAGGCTGCCGACCAATTGCGCGCCTATCGCCCGGGTGATCCGCTGCGCAGCATCGCCTGGAAGCACAGTGCCCGGCTCGACACGTGGATGAGCCGCACCGGCCAACAGGTGCGCCATGCGCAGTGCGTGCTCGCCTGGGATGCGCTGCCACCATCCATGCATGCGGAGCAGCGCCTGTCGCGCCTGTGCGCCTGGGTGCTGGCCGCCGAACACGCACCTGCCGGTGACGAACCTGAATACACACTGACCTTGCCGGGCATCTCGATTGGCCCGTCGCGCGGATCGGCACACCGCGATGCGTGTCTGCGCGCGCTGGCGCTGTGGGGCAAGCCTGCAATGCCTGAGGAGGGGCAGCATGCGCAGTAA
- a CDS encoding MFS transporter, producing the protein MQRLARLIAPRFHYSWIALAVVFLILLCAAGTRATPSVMMLPLEHEFGWSRGTISLAISIGIALYGLTGPFAAASMQYFGIRRTVLVALAVLVSGTALSAMMSQPWQMVLLWGVMVGGGTGVAAITLGATVVNRWFTSHRGLAMGILTASSATGQLVFLPMMAAVVERYGWRPVVLIVAGALTLLLPIVAMLLPESPKSVGLRTYGEPADAPEVDQGPRANPIVLAMNTLVQAARKRDFWLLFFSFFICGASTNGYIGTHFIAMCADHGLTEVKGASLLAVMGIFDLVGTTLSGWLSDRYNSRVLLFWYYGLRGLSLIYLPYAFGFEFFGLPVFALFYGLDWIATVPPTVRLTNDVFGKAAAPIVFGWIVAGHQLGAAFATLGAGMMRSTLGNYTLASMISGGLCVAGAFLVLRIHRGPTQDAERAGQPATA; encoded by the coding sequence ATGCAGAGACTTGCCCGCCTCATCGCCCCTCGTTTTCACTACAGCTGGATCGCCCTGGCCGTGGTGTTCCTGATCCTGCTGTGTGCGGCCGGCACGCGTGCCACGCCCAGTGTGATGATGCTGCCGCTTGAGCACGAGTTCGGTTGGAGCCGCGGCACGATCTCGCTGGCCATCTCGATCGGCATTGCGCTGTATGGGCTGACGGGGCCGTTTGCGGCGGCATCAATGCAGTACTTCGGTATCCGCCGCACGGTGCTGGTCGCGCTGGCCGTGCTGGTGTCGGGCACCGCGCTCTCGGCAATGATGAGTCAGCCATGGCAGATGGTGCTGCTGTGGGGCGTGATGGTGGGCGGTGGCACGGGCGTGGCGGCCATCACCTTGGGGGCCACGGTGGTCAACCGCTGGTTCACGAGCCACCGCGGGCTGGCCATGGGCATCCTGACGGCCAGCTCTGCCACCGGCCAGCTCGTCTTCCTGCCGATGATGGCGGCGGTGGTCGAGCGCTACGGTTGGCGCCCGGTGGTGCTGATCGTGGCCGGCGCGCTGACGCTGCTGCTGCCGATCGTTGCGATGCTGCTGCCGGAGTCTCCCAAGAGCGTGGGCCTGCGCACCTATGGCGAACCCGCCGATGCACCGGAAGTCGATCAAGGCCCCCGCGCAAACCCAATCGTGCTGGCCATGAACACGCTCGTGCAAGCGGCACGCAAGCGCGATTTCTGGCTGCTCTTCTTCAGCTTCTTTATCTGCGGCGCCAGCACCAACGGCTATATCGGCACGCATTTCATCGCCATGTGTGCAGACCACGGCCTGACCGAGGTCAAGGGCGCCAGCCTGCTGGCTGTGATGGGGATCTTCGATCTGGTGGGGACCACGCTGTCGGGCTGGCTGTCCGACCGCTACAACAGCCGCGTGCTGCTGTTCTGGTACTACGGCCTGCGCGGGCTGTCGCTGATCTACCTGCCGTATGCGTTCGGCTTCGAGTTCTTCGGCCTGCCGGTGTTTGCGCTGTTCTACGGGCTGGACTGGATCGCCACCGTACCGCCGACCGTGCGCCTGACCAACGATGTGTTCGGCAAGGCGGCAGCGCCCATCGTCTTTGGTTGGATCGTCGCAGGGCACCAGTTGGGCGCGGCGTTTGCCACGCTGGGCGCGGGCATGATGCGCTCCACGCTGGGCAACTACACGCTAGCCTCGATGATCTCGGGCGGGCTGTGCGTGGCAGGCGCCTTCCTGGTGCTGCGCATCCACCGTGGCCCCACGCAAGATGCCGAGCGTGCAGGTCAGCCGGCGACTGCGTAA
- the modA gene encoding molybdate ABC transporter substrate-binding protein, producing the protein MPCSSLWAHARAIGLAAALSMGLAEPVHAADLVVSAAASLTNAFKTIAQQYEAQHPDTKVVLNFGASDVLMQQIARGAPADVFASADQEAMNKAVDEKVIKTETRHDFVANQLVLIVPVVTAAGTVPVHALTDLTKPEVKRVAIGNPASVPVGRYAKRALEGAGLWAPVEAKAVLAQNVRQALDYVSRGEVEAGLVFSTDAAIAADKVKVASPVPLNVPLTYPIAVTSGTKQPQQAADFVAFVMSPAGQAVLAKYGFLKP; encoded by the coding sequence ATGCCATGTTCCTCGCTTTGGGCGCACGCACGCGCCATCGGTCTGGCTGCGGCATTGTCGATGGGGTTGGCCGAGCCGGTGCACGCGGCAGACCTCGTCGTTTCGGCTGCCGCCAGCCTGACCAACGCCTTCAAGACGATCGCCCAGCAGTACGAAGCGCAGCATCCGGACACGAAGGTCGTGCTCAACTTTGGCGCGTCGGACGTGCTGATGCAGCAGATCGCGCGCGGCGCTCCGGCAGACGTGTTTGCCTCCGCCGATCAGGAAGCCATGAACAAGGCCGTGGATGAGAAGGTCATCAAGACCGAAACGCGCCATGACTTTGTGGCCAACCAGCTCGTGCTGATCGTGCCAGTCGTGACGGCGGCGGGCACCGTGCCCGTGCACGCGCTGACGGATCTGACCAAGCCCGAGGTGAAGCGTGTGGCGATCGGCAACCCGGCGTCGGTGCCGGTGGGCCGCTATGCCAAGCGTGCGCTGGAAGGGGCTGGCCTGTGGGCGCCGGTGGAGGCCAAGGCGGTGTTGGCGCAGAACGTGCGCCAGGCGCTGGACTATGTGTCGCGCGGCGAGGTCGAAGCGGGCCTGGTGTTCTCCACCGATGCCGCCATCGCTGCCGACAAGGTGAAGGTGGCGAGCCCCGTGCCGCTGAACGTGCCGCTCACCTACCCGATTGCCGTGACGTCTGGCACGAAGCAGCCGCAGCAGGCGGCCGACTTCGTGGCATTTGTGATGTCGCCGGCTGGCCAGGCAGTGCTGGCCAAGTACGGTTTCTTGAAGCCGTAA
- a CDS encoding MoxR family ATPase, which produces MTPNQVPLSPVRSTPVAPVQPPAMLSLPVALSQAQRALDRIVLGKPLQIRLALACLLSRGHLLLEDLPGVGKTTLAHALARTLGLQYQRVQFTSDLLPTDLIGVSIYVKEKSAFEFHPGPLFAQVVLADEINRATPKAQSALLEAMAEGQVTHDGATYPLPEPFFVIATQNPLNQIGTHPLPESQLDRFTMRLSLGYPDQSSERALYLGGGAPQDIQPVLTAAQVVALQAAADAVHVAPALVDYVLALVNATRTDAQVQMGLSPRAGLALLAAARAWALIDGRDVVLPEDVQAVFKAVAAHRLLPTGGTLSATALAQRLLDTVAIP; this is translated from the coding sequence ATGACGCCCAACCAAGTCCCGCTCTCTCCCGTTCGTTCGACGCCGGTTGCTCCGGTCCAGCCGCCTGCAATGCTGTCGCTGCCGGTAGCGTTGTCGCAAGCACAACGCGCACTCGACCGCATCGTGCTCGGCAAGCCGCTGCAGATTCGTTTGGCGCTGGCGTGTCTGCTGTCACGCGGGCACCTGCTGCTGGAGGATCTGCCTGGCGTGGGCAAGACCACGCTGGCACACGCGCTGGCCCGCACGCTCGGGCTGCAATATCAGCGGGTGCAGTTCACCAGCGATCTGCTGCCGACCGACCTGATCGGCGTGTCGATCTATGTGAAAGAAAAGAGTGCGTTCGAATTCCACCCCGGCCCACTGTTCGCGCAGGTGGTGCTGGCCGACGAAATCAACCGCGCCACGCCCAAGGCACAGAGCGCGCTGCTCGAAGCGATGGCTGAGGGGCAGGTGACGCACGATGGCGCCACGTATCCGCTGCCCGAGCCCTTCTTCGTGATTGCCACGCAGAACCCGTTGAACCAGATTGGCACGCATCCGCTGCCGGAGTCGCAGTTGGATCGCTTCACGATGCGGCTCTCGCTCGGGTATCCCGACCAAAGCTCGGAACGCGCGCTGTACCTGGGTGGCGGCGCGCCGCAGGACATCCAGCCCGTGCTGACTGCCGCGCAGGTCGTCGCGCTGCAAGCGGCTGCAGATGCCGTGCACGTGGCACCCGCGCTGGTCGACTATGTGCTTGCGCTGGTCAATGCCACGCGCACCGATGCACAGGTGCAGATGGGCCTGTCGCCGCGTGCCGGTCTGGCGCTGCTGGCGGCGGCCCGCGCGTGGGCGCTGATCGACGGCCGCGATGTCGTGCTGCCCGAAGATGTGCAGGCCGTGTTCAAGGCCGTGGCGGCGCACCGGTTGCTGCCGACGGGCGGTACGTTGTCGGCCACGGCGCTGGCGCAGCGGCTGCTCGATACGGTCGCCATTCCATAA